Proteins from one Synergistaceae bacterium genomic window:
- a CDS encoding tail protein X → MPRIYRTIQGDTWDLIAFKFYQELGGESLCDKLISANTKYINYVIFPAGCELVIPDIDIPAVNTLPPWIE, encoded by the coding sequence ATGCCTAGAATTTATAGAACTATACAGGGCGACACATGGGACTTGATAGCGTTTAAATTTTATCAGGAATTGGGCGGCGAGTCGTTGTGCGATAAATTAATCAGCGCGAATACAAAATATATTAATTATGTGATATTCCCGGCCGGCTGCGAGCTGGTAATACCTGATATAGATATTCCCGCTGTAAACACTCTCCCGCCGTGGATTGAGTAA